One window of Debaryomyces hansenii mitochondrion, complete genome genomic DNA carries:
- the ND1 gene encoding NADH dehydrogenase subunit 1 produces MNFMELLLFVLSMLLAVAFLTVAERKTLGYMQRRVGPNAVGYYGVLMAMADAAKLLLKEMILPTHADKFMLIMSPMMTLMSALLCWAMIPFGPGITIMDSNYGFMLALAMGSVGVFGSLFAGWAGNSKYSTIGSMRSTAQLISYELVLTTVILICMLLTGTMNTSRYVELQESMWLVVPLLPLSLMWFMGCVAECARPPFDNVEAESELVSGHMTEYSSSMFVLFFLSEYASMLFYSTLTAILFFGGGTGLILGLKANFFAFTYIWVRAATPRVRYDKLIAMCWIVFLPLLFALALFMPSLIYIMDGYTFME; encoded by the coding sequence ATGAATTTTATAGAATTATTATTATTTGTATTATCAATATTATTAGCTGTAGCCTTCTTAACAGTAGCAGAGCGTAAAACTTTAGGTTATATGCAACGTAGAGTTGGACCTAATGCTGTTGGATATTATGGAGTTTTAATGGCTATAGCTGATGCTGCTAAATTATTATTAAAAGAAATAATTTTACCTACTCATGCTGATAAATTTATATTAATTATAAGTCCTATAATAACTTTAATATCTGCTTTATTATGTTGAGCTATAATTCCTTTTGGTCCTGGTATTACTATTATAGATAGTAATTATGGATTTATATTAGCTTTAGCTATAGGTAGTGTTGGAGTTTTTGGTTCATTATTTGCTGGTTGAGCTGGAAATAGTAAATACTCTCTTATTGGTTCTATACGTTCTACTGCTCAATTAATTAGTTATGAATTAGTATTAACAACTGTTATTTTAATTTGTATATTATTAACTGGTACTATGAATCTTTCAAGATATGTAGAATTACAAGAATCAATATGATTAGTAGTTCCTTTATTACCTTTATCATTAATATGATTTATAGGTTGTGTAGCAGAATGTGCTAGACCTCCTTTTGATAATGTTGAAGCTGAATCTGAGTTAGTTTCAGGACATATGACAGAATATTCATCTTCTATATTTGTTTTATTTTTCTTATCAGAGTATGCTTCTATATTATTTTATTCTACATTAACTGCTATTTTATTCTTTGGAGGTGGAACTGGTTTAATTTTAGGATTAAAAGCTAATTTCTTTGCTTTTACTTATATTTGAGTAAGAGCTGCTCTACCAAGAGTAAGATATGATAAATTAATTGCAATGTGTTGAATTGTATTCTTACCTTTATTATTTGCATTAGCTTTATTTATACCATCATTAATTTATATTATAGATGGATACCTATTCATAGAATAA
- the cox2 gene encoding cytochrome c oxidase subunit 2 — MIWTDVPTPWGMRFQDAATPNAEGMHELYDHMMYYLALMLGLVSYMLYVMMKDYKNNTFAYKYIKHGQTLEIMWTMFPAVMLLLMAFPSFMLLYLCDEVLTPAMTVKVVGLQWYWKYEYSDFVSETGETVEYESYVMPEDMLEEGQLRLLDTDTSMVVPVDTHVRFMVTANDVLHCFTMPSLGIKVDACPGRLNQVSALMQRTGVYYGQCSELCGVNHGLMPIKTECVPIGDFVEWLGEQENVYVA, encoded by the coding sequence ATGATTTGACTAGATGTACCAACACCTTGAGGAATACGTTTCCAAGATGCCGCAACACCTAATGCAGAAGGTATACATGAATTATATGATCATATAATGTATTACTTAGCATTAATATTAGGGTTAGTTTCATATATATTATATGTTATAATAAAAGATTATAAAAATAATACATTTGCTTATAAATATATTAAACATGGACAAACTTTAGAAATTATATGAACTATATTTCCAGCTGTAATATTATTATTAATAGCTTTCCCTAGTTTCATATTATTATACTTATGTGATGAAGTATTAACACCTGCTATGACTGTAAAAGTAGTAGGATTACAATGATATTGAAAATACGAATACTCAGATTTTGTATCTGAAACTGGTGAAACAGTTGAGTATGAATCATATGTAATACCTGAAGACATGTTAGAAGAAGGACAATTAAGATTATTAGATACTGATACTTCTATAGTTGTTCCTGTAGATACTCATGTTAGATTTATAGTTACTGCTAATGATGTTTTACATTGTTTCACAATACCTTCATTAGGTATTAAAGTTGATGCTTGTCCTGGTCGTTTAAACCAAGTTAGTGCTTTAATACAAAGAACTGGAGTTTATTATGGTCAATGTAGTGAGTTATGTGGAGTTAATCATGGATTAATGCCTATCAAACTAGAATGTGTACCTATTGGTGATTTTGTAGAATGATTAGGAGAGCAAGAAAATGTTTATGTAGCTTAA
- the ND6 gene encoding NADH dehydrogenase subunit 6, whose protein sequence is MNTISGMSSLTAIGMLTPVQSMTCLMILFVSTAMCLYSQGFVLMGMLYVTMYVGAMAMLFLFMLSLLKMEYTPQGTITPLMVTLLAMCLMPLDITYETYGMVTQMENVTDELVMVGNQLYTEYAMLLMLTGMMLMLSVMGAMSITK, encoded by the coding sequence ATGAATCTTATTAGTGGAATAAGTAGTTTACTTGCTATTGGTATATTAACACCAGTACAAAGTATACTATGTTTAATAATTTTATTTGTAAGTACTGCTATATGTTTATATAGTCAAGGTTTTGTATTAATGGGGATATTATATGTTCTTATATATGTAGGAGCTATAGCTATATTATTCTTATTTATATTATCATTATTAAAAATAGAATATACACCTCAAGGAACTATTACACCTTTAATAGTTACTTTATTAGCAATATGTTTAATACCTTTAGATATTACATACGAAACATATGGAATAGTAACACAAATAGAAAATGTTACAGATGAATTAGTTATAGTTGGTAATCAATTATATACTGAATATGCAATATTATTAATATTAACAGGTATAATATTAATATTATCAGTTATAGGGGCAATAAGTATTACTAAATAA